GGATTTCGACCGCAGCATGGAAAAGCCTCCGGCTTTCCCATGCTTCCCACAGGCCCGACTATCACTGAACAGAGGTGGGTTCCTTTTGCTTTATCACGGTGGGTCCCTTTTGCGTTGTCAAAACGAGAAGGCTTCCGCCACTGGTGAAAAGCAACGAACCGGCGAATCCATGCCACATAGGCCTGTTCCGTGCGGTAGGCGTAGTGTTCGAGCCGCAAGCATTCCCGCACCCGTGCATCCAACGCCCGCCAATTGACGGCCGTGTGTGTCTTCACCGTCGGCGCCCCTGTCGAGGGTGGAGCCTCGGCAGTCCGAAGCGCCGGAGGGGCAGGGCCAACCGCGGCGCCGGGCTCCATGGCCAGGAGAACATGTTTCCGCTTGACATCCCTACGGCCTGCCGCATATGTTTTGTGCGCATCCTTGCGACTACGCAACTCAGCGACAGGCGTGGGGGTTGGAGGGGAGGGTGGCTCTGAAGCGCTTTTCAGCTCACTTGCATCAAGTCGCGGCGCCAGCGCGATGCCCCGCAACTGCTCGTAGTACAGTTCCATGGCGTCGCGAGCCTGCTGGACCTGCCAGTTGGACACACCCCCGCGTTGTGCGATGTCCGCAAGAAATACCTCGATCTCCGTCCGTCCTAGGTCCCTGCGCCTGCGTCCCGGATGCCGCGCGAAAAACCTTCGCACCCACGCCATGCAGTACGGGATGGTTTTCTCCTGTGCCCCGGCCTCCCGCAGCACGGCGATGTACCCCCCCCGGCCACCGCGGCTGCGGGTTCAGCGGCGCCACCCCCCGTCGAGTCGTTTGAGGCATATCATCCCTCCCCCACCAGAATGCTATGCGTCGCGATTTCATGGAACATACTGGTTGTCAAGCGGTTTTTAGACGCATATCATCCCAGCGCGGCGTGCCGGCGGGATGCTATTTTTGAGGCATAAGACTCTGTTAGCCCTTTCACCTCCAGACCTATGGGAGTCACT
The window above is part of the Candidatus Methylomirabilis limnetica genome. Proteins encoded here:
- a CDS encoding phage integrase N-terminal SAM-like domain-containing protein, which produces MLREAGAQEKTIPYCMAWVRRFFARHPGRRRRDLGRTEIEVFLADIAQRGGVSNWQVQQARDAMELYYEQLRGIALAPRLDASELKSASEPPSPPTPTPVAELRSRKDAHKTYAAGRRDVKRKHVLLAMEPGAAVGPAPPALRTAEAPPSTGAPTVKTHTAVNWRALDARVRECLRLEHYAYRTEQAYVAWIRRFVAFHQWRKPSRFDNAKGTHRDKAKGTHLCSVIVGPVGSMGKPEAFPCCGRNP